In Terriglobus aquaticus, the genomic window ACGGCGGAGGCGCGGTGAAGTTTGCCCTGGTCAACCCGCATTGGTCGTGGGAGGGCTCGACCTACTTCGGCTCGCAGGCGCCCGTGGTCCCGCTGGAACTGCTGGGAGCGCGTGAGTTCCTGCGCCGCGCCGGCCACGAAGTCCTGCTGATCGACGCATTCCTGCTGAAGCTGACGACGGACGAAGTGCGCGTCCAGCTTGAGGGCTTCGGCGAAGACTTCCTTGTCATGCCCACGGCGAACAGCTACCTGTTCTGGCGCTGCCCGCAGCCGGAGCTCCGCGTGCCCCAGGCCTGGCTGCGCGCCCTGACCACCGGCCGCACGCACCGTCCCACCACCGTCATCATCGGACCGCATGGTTCGTCCACGCCTATCGCCACGCTCAATAAGACCGGCGCCGACGTGGTTCTGCGTGGCGAGCCGGATTCCAACCTGCCGCTGCTGGCCACCACGCCGCGCTTCGCCATTCCGGGCTGCGTGTGGAAAGAGAACGGCCGCGTGATGCAGGCCTCCGAGCCGCTCGGCGTGGTCGACATGAAGATGGTGTCGCACCTGGACTTTAGCGACTACCCCATCGAGCTGCACACGCACAAGCACCACATCTTTACGCCGGTCGAAGGCCTGGGCGCTGAACTCGAATTTGCTCGCGGCTGCCCCTACGCCTGCACCTTCTGCAACAAGACACAGTTCCGCAACAAGTACCGCGAGCGCGACGTCGCCGAGGTGGTCGCGGAGATCGACGCGCTGATGGCGCGCGGCGTCACCTACATCTACTTCATCGACGAAATCTTTGGCGTCGGCAAGAACGTACGCACTCTGCTGGAAGAGATCGCGAAGCGTCCTTCGCTGTCCATCGGTTTCCAGACCCGCATCGACCTGTGGGACGAGGCAGGATTCGACCTGCTCGGCCGCGCCCACTGCATCAGCATGGAGTGCGGCATCGAGAGCATCACCGAGCAGGGCCGCGACGAGATGAACAAGAACTGCAAGTACTCCACGGAGCGCATCACCGAGCTCCTGGTGTACGCAAAGACCCGCATCCCCTGGGTGCAGGCAAACCTGATCAAGACACCGCACGACAATCCCGAAGAGGTGCGCGCCTTCCAGGATCATCTGAAGGCCAACGGCGTCTGGGTCTCTGAGCCGGTGCCTATGTTCCCCTTTCCCGGATCTCCTGAGTACGTCACGACCTTCGGCGCGCAGCCGGACGACCGTGCCTGGGAACGGGCCCATGAGTTCTACCTCAATCTCTTCGCGGACAAGGGATTCTCCGACATCCAGGATCAGCAACCCATTCCGCTGCCTGAACTCGAGTCTGCATGCCGCTGATTCGTTCCCAGGTTTGTTGCCCCCGATTCCGCTTTGCAAATGCCTGGTAGTGCCGTCTCTGCTTTGCCTAATTGCCTCGCCTGTTTGGCTCCCGCAAAGCCTCAATCGTTTGATCCAGCAGCACCTTTCGCTGCTGGTCCTGCGTTGACCCGGATGAGTTCATGCGCATCCTGATGACCACCGACACTGTCGGCGGCGTGTGGACCCAAACGCGAGAACTGGTTGCAGGTCTGCTGCGGGCCGACCCCTACATTCGCATCTTCCTCTTTGCCGTCGGAAGCACCTGCAGCCCGGAACAACTGGGCTGGCTGCGGGCCATGCGCGAGCGCAACCCGGGCCGGTTCGACTCCGCGGTTCACTCCGTGCCGCTGGAGTGGGAGCAGCGCAACGACCAGGTCGATCCGTTCGAGCCGCGCCTGCTCAGCATTGCGCGAACGTTTGCTCCGGAAGTCTTTCACAGCTCACAATTCTGCTACGGCGCTCTTCCGGTGGATTGCCCGCGCCTGGTGGTCGCCCACTCAGACGTTCTGTCCTGGTTTCGAGAGGTTCACGGAACAGAGCCGGAGCCGTCGCCCTGGATCGACCGGTACGTCTCGCTGGTGCGCCATGGCGTGGAGCAGGCATCCGCAGTCGTTGCACCCACCCGATGGATGCTGCAGGCCTTTCGTGATGGCTTCCCCGCTCCGGCACACACACGAGTCATTTACAACGGCGTCAGCTTTCGGCCTCGCCCACCGCAGGAGCGGCTGCTGCAGGCGGTGACCGCGGGACGTCTGTGGGATCAGGCCAAGAACGTGGCCCTCTTGCAGCGCCTGCAACACCCAGCCGTACCCCTGCTTGTCGCGGGAGCTTCGCAGCACGAGAACGAGACTCTGAAGTGGAAGGGCAGCGAGGCAATCCAATTGCTCGGCAACACCTCGCGCCGCGACCTGCTCTCGCTCTTCGCGCAATCGGCAATGTATCTGTCGACCGCGATCTACGAGCCATTTGGCCTTTCAGCGCTGGAAGCCGCGCGCTCCGGCTGCGCCCTGCTTGCGCTGGATATCGAATCCATGCGGGAGGTGTGGGGCAACGCTGCCTTGTACTTCCGCACCGTCGAAGAACTCGCTGCAGCGATCGAGCACCTCGCCAGCTCGCCCAGGGCGTTGGCCCTGGCGCAGCAGCAAGCCGAGGCCACCGCCGCCCAGTACACGCGCGAGCGCATGGCAGATTCCTACCGCGCGCTCTATCGTGAACTGATGGATTCACCCCGGGGGAACTCTGCCGTTGCTTAGCATCGCCATCTTTCTGCACACGTTGCGCTCCGACTGGAACAATGGCAATGCCCACTTCCTGCGCGGTCTGGCGCGCGAACTCGGGTCGCTTGGCCACACCGTGCGCGTCCTTGAGCCGGTGACCAACTGGAGTGTCGAGAACCTGCGCACAGAGCCAAACGGCGAAGCCTCGCTGGCGCAGTTCGCCACGACGTACCCCGACATCGACCTGCGACTCTACGACCCGACTGACCCGGACCTGCGCAACGAGCTCATGCGCGAACTGCACGGCTTCGATGCCGTGATAGTGCATGAGTGGAACGAGCGCGGACTGATCGATCTCCTCCTCGACCTGCGGTCGGAACTCGGCTTCCGCGCTCTCTTCCATGACACGCATCACCGCGCCTCCTCCTCACCCGAGGCGATCCGGTCGCTGCGTGTCGACGAGTTCGACGGCGTGCTCGCCTTTGGCGACGCGCTCACGAAGATCTACAAGGAGCGCTTCGGCATCACGGAGTGCTGGACGCTGCACGAAGCCGCGGACACCACCGTCTTCTACCCGCGCGAGGCGCCCACCGAGCAGGAGCTGATATGGGTTGGCAACTGGGGAGACGGCGAGCGGTCCGCCGAACTGCGCGAGTTCCTGATCCGTCCGGCCAGGCGTTTGCGCGAGCAATACGGCCCTGAGGGCTTTCGTGCCACCATCTACGGCGTGCGCTATCCCGCCGACGGTCTGGCCGCGCTCGCCGATGCCGGCATTCGCTACGGCGGCTATCTTCCGAATCTCGCCGCGCCGGACGTGTACGCGCGAAGCCGCGTCACGATGCACGTTCCGCGCCAGCAGTACAACGACGCGCTCACAGGCATCCCGACCATCCGCGTCTTCGAGGCGCTCGCCAGCGGCATCCCGCTCGTCTCCGCGCCCTGGCAGGACACCGAAGAACTCTTCCGCCCGGGCGACTTCACCCTCGTCTCAAACGGCGAAGACGCGTACGAAGAGCTGAACTTGCTGCTGGATCCCGAAGAACGCGACAACGCGCAGGCACAGATCGAACAGGGACTCGCCACCGTGCTCGCGCGCCACACCTGCGCGCACCGCGCGGCGCAACTCACGCGCATCCTCACCGAGGAGGTGCTGGGATGACCTTCGCCCAGTGCAGCTGTGCATTGCTTTTCGCATCCACCTTGGTTTGCTCGGCAGCCACGCTGCACGGCCGGGTGAAAGACCAGCGGTGCGCGGTGTTGCCGCAGATGCAGGTCCGCATCCGCGCGACCTCGCCGCAGCAGGGATTAGAGCGCTCCGCTTCCACCGACGACGCCGGCAACTACACGGTTGATCTGCCCCCGGGCGAGTACCAGGTGTGCGTGCAGCGCGACGCACACGCCAGCCCCACCTGCACCGGCATCGCCATCTCCGCCAGGGGCGACACATGGATCACCACGCAACTGCGCGACACCGCGCCTGACCTCTCCAACTTCGGCAACCGCTGGTATTAGGGAAACTTGGTCGTGTTATGCGGGGTCGTATGCCGCAGACGCTTTACAAGACTCCAACTCCAGATCAGATTGACGAGTACGCCGACTGCGGCAGGACCATAAGGACCGTGACGAAACATCCAGGCGCTGACATACAAGGAGATCTGCAAGAGTACGAGCATGCCTACCGATAAGTAGCGATTCCATCTCGTCCGGCGAACCGGGCGTTCTCCGGCACGCAATCTTCTCCTAAAGTCCATAGCGATGAAGGCTAGCGCGACACAGAGGAAAAGCAGTATGACTACTGTCAGTTGGTCGCT contains:
- a CDS encoding carboxypeptidase-like regulatory domain-containing protein, producing the protein MLFASTLVCSAATLHGRVKDQRCAVLPQMQVRIRATSPQQGLERSASTDDAGNYTVDLPPGEYQVCVQRDAHASPTCTGIAISARGDTWITTQLRDTAPDLSNFGNRWY
- a CDS encoding glycosyltransferase, producing MRILMTTDTVGGVWTQTRELVAGLLRADPYIRIFLFAVGSTCSPEQLGWLRAMRERNPGRFDSAVHSVPLEWEQRNDQVDPFEPRLLSIARTFAPEVFHSSQFCYGALPVDCPRLVVAHSDVLSWFREVHGTEPEPSPWIDRYVSLVRHGVEQASAVVAPTRWMLQAFRDGFPAPAHTRVIYNGVSFRPRPPQERLLQAVTAGRLWDQAKNVALLQRLQHPAVPLLVAGASQHENETLKWKGSEAIQLLGNTSRRDLLSLFAQSAMYLSTAIYEPFGLSALEAARSGCALLALDIESMREVWGNAALYFRTVEELAAAIEHLASSPRALALAQQQAEATAAQYTRERMADSYRALYRELMDSPRGNSAVA
- a CDS encoding TIGR04295 family B12-binding domain-containing radical SAM protein, which encodes MKFALVNPHWSWEGSTYFGSQAPVVPLELLGAREFLRRAGHEVLLIDAFLLKLTTDEVRVQLEGFGEDFLVMPTANSYLFWRCPQPELRVPQAWLRALTTGRTHRPTTVIIGPHGSSTPIATLNKTGADVVLRGEPDSNLPLLATTPRFAIPGCVWKENGRVMQASEPLGVVDMKMVSHLDFSDYPIELHTHKHHIFTPVEGLGAELEFARGCPYACTFCNKTQFRNKYRERDVAEVVAEIDALMARGVTYIYFIDEIFGVGKNVRTLLEEIAKRPSLSIGFQTRIDLWDEAGFDLLGRAHCISMECGIESITEQGRDEMNKNCKYSTERITELLVYAKTRIPWVQANLIKTPHDNPEEVRAFQDHLKANGVWVSEPVPMFPFPGSPEYVTTFGAQPDDRAWERAHEFYLNLFADKGFSDIQDQQPIPLPELESACR
- a CDS encoding resistance to Congo red protein codes for the protein MYILSVNRLAYTIWLLIAVLAAVGVGLTGVVNSDQLTVVILLFLCVALAFIAMDFRRRLRAGERPVRRTRWNRYLSVGMLVLLQISLYVSAWMFRHGPYGPAAVGVLVNLIWSWSLVKRLRHTTPHNTTKFP
- a CDS encoding CgeB family protein — protein: MLSIAIFLHTLRSDWNNGNAHFLRGLARELGSLGHTVRVLEPVTNWSVENLRTEPNGEASLAQFATTYPDIDLRLYDPTDPDLRNELMRELHGFDAVIVHEWNERGLIDLLLDLRSELGFRALFHDTHHRASSSPEAIRSLRVDEFDGVLAFGDALTKIYKERFGITECWTLHEAADTTVFYPREAPTEQELIWVGNWGDGERSAELREFLIRPARRLREQYGPEGFRATIYGVRYPADGLAALADAGIRYGGYLPNLAAPDVYARSRVTMHVPRQQYNDALTGIPTIRVFEALASGIPLVSAPWQDTEELFRPGDFTLVSNGEDAYEELNLLLDPEERDNAQAQIEQGLATVLARHTCAHRAAQLTRILTEEVLG